Part of the Musa acuminata AAA Group cultivar baxijiao unplaced genomic scaffold, Cavendish_Baxijiao_AAA HiC_scaffold_726, whole genome shotgun sequence genome is shown below.
TTGCTACAGTTAAACGATCTTCTTCGGATAATTCGTCCAACCCAAGAATAGCTATAATGTCCTGAAGTTCTTTGTAACGTTGTGAAGTTTGCTTAACTCTTTGCGCAGTTTCATAATGTTCCTCGCCAACGATCCGAGGTTGTAACATAGTTGACGTTGAATCTAAAGGATCCACTGCTGGATAAATACCTTTGGCAGCTAATCCTCTCGATAATACGGTAGtagcatctaaatgtgcaaatgtCGTGGCAGGAGCAGGGTCGGTCAAATCGTCCGCAGGTACATAAACGGCTTGGATCGAAGTTATAGATCCCTCTTTGGTAGAAGTAATTCTTTCTTGCAAAGAACCCATTTCTGTACTAAGGGTAGGTTGATAACCCACTGCAGAAGGCATTCTCCCCAATAAGGCGGATACTTCTGATCCTGCTTGGACGAAACGAAAGATATTGTCGATGAATAGAAGTACGTCTTGTTCATTAACATCCCGGAAATATTCCGCCATAGTTAGGGCAGTCAAACCAACTCTCATACGAGCTCCCGGCGGTTCATTCATTTGACCGTAGACTAGAGCTACTTTTGATTctgcaatatttttttcattaattactcCGGATTCTTTCATTTCCATGTAAAGATCATTTCCTTCACGAGTACGTTCGCCTACTCCGCCAAATACAGATACGCCTCCATGAGCTTTGGCAATGTTGTTGATCAATTCCATGATGAGTACTGTTTTACCTACTCCAGCTCCTCCAAATAGTCCGATTTTTCCTCCACGGCGATAAGGAGCTAAAAGATCCACTACTTTAATTCCTGTTTCAAAGATTGATAATTTCGTCTCTAACTGTATAAAGGCAGGTGCAGGTCTATGAATAGGAGATGTTGTGCTAGTATCTACAGGACCTAAATTATCAACAGGCTCCCCAAGAACGTTGAAAATTCGTCCGAGGGTAGCTCCACCGACTGGAACGCTTAGAGGAGCTCCCGTGTCAATCACTTCCATTCCTCTCATCAGTCCATCTGTAGCACTCATAGCTACAGCTCTAACTCGATTATTTCCTAATAATTGTTGTACCTCACAAGTCACATTAATTTGCTGACCAATAGTATCTCGACCCTTAACTACCAAAGCGTTATAAATATTAGGCATCTTGCCCGGAGGAAAAACAACATCCAGTACTGGGCCAATAATTTGAGCGATACGCCCTaggttttgttcttcaagtgtgGAAACCGCAGGACTAGAAGGGGTAGGAttgattctcataattataattaaagtaaAGTATGTCGAAAGTTTTTTTGAATAGTGCCATGCCAAGTCGAAAATAAATGTCCGATAGCAAGTTGATCggttaattcaataagaaataaatgGGAGTTAGCACTTGATTTAGTTGGTACCACCCAACCGAATACGATTCAATCGTTTACTCATTCAATTACTCATTCAATGAGTCAATTTTCAAGTTCAGCCaatccttctttttttcaaaagaaatattaagtacatgaaatcacgagtaagtctctttcatttctctatcattatagaaaaaccatccgtattagattctattatctatagaattcgaacccgaactccatttatgattcattatttcgatctaattggccattgttcttttttttttttgaatagatattggatttccgcctatctattctttatacccttttaggatgaattatgcctattttcacatctaggatttacatatacaacatatatcactgtcaagagtgaatttttcttagtatttggattcaaaataagaaggagatccatttgattttattgtaaacttgcaaaacaaacattgggtttgggttgcgccatatatatcaaagagtatacaataatgatgtatttggagtatacaataatgatgtatttgatgaatcaaatacatggtctaataatgaaccatttcattttaacataacattgaaattagttgataatattagttgaatattttttttctttttttttatttttatttttgtcaaaggTTTCATTCATGCATAATCTATATCGAGTAGACCTTGTCGTTGTGAGAATTCTTAATTCATGAGTTGTAGGGAGGGACTTATGTCACCACAAACAGAGACTAAAGCAAGTGTTGGATTTAAAGCTGGTGTTAAAGATTACAAATTGAATTATTATACTCCTGACTACGAAGTCAAAGATACTGATATCTTGGCAGCATTCCGAGTAACTCCTCAACCTGGAGTTCCGCCCGAAGAAGCAGGGGCTGCGGTAGCTGCCGAATCTTCTACTGGTACATGGACAACTGTGTGGACTGATGGACTTACCAGTCTTGATCGTTACAAAGGGCGATGCTACCACATCGAGGCCGTTGTTGGGGAGGAAAATCAATATATTGCTTATGTAGCTTATCCTTTAGACCTTTTTGAAGAAGGTTCTGTTACTAACATGTTTACTTCCATTGTGGGTAATGTATTTGGTTTCAAAGCCTTACGAGCTCTACGTCTGGAGGATCTGCGAATTCCCACTTCTTATTCCAAAACTTTCCAAGGCCCGCCTCACGGCATTCAGGTTGAAAGAGATAAGTTGAACAAGTATGGTCGTC
Proteins encoded:
- the LOC135663516 gene encoding ATP synthase subunit beta, chloroplastic-like, encoding MRINPTPSSPAVSTLEEQNLGRIAQIIGPVLDVVFPPGKMPNIYNALVVKGRDTIGQQINVTCEVQQLLGNNRVRAVAMSATDGLMRGMEVIDTGAPLSVPVGGATLGRIFNVLGEPVDNLGPVDTSTTSPIHRPAPAFIQLETKLSIFETGIKVVDLLAPYRRGGKIGLFGGAGVGKTVLIMELINNIAKAHGGVSVFGGVGERTREGNDLYMEMKESGVINEKNIAESKVALVYGQMNEPPGARMRVGLTALTMAEYFRDVNEQDVLLFIDNIFRFVQAGSEVSALLGRMPSAVGYQPTLSTEMGSLQERITSTKEGSITSIQAVYVPADDLTDPAPATTFAHLDATTVLSRGLAAKGIYPAVDPLDSTSTMLQPRIVGEEHYETAQRVKQTSQRYKELQDIIAILGLDELSEEDRLTVARARKIERFLSQPFFVAEVFTGSPGKYVGLAETIRGFQLILSGELDSLPEQAFYLVGNIDEATAKAMNLEEEKVKEIILSTNSGQIGVLPNHAPIATAVDIGLLRIRLNNDQWLTVALMGGFARIGNNEITILGNDAEISTDIDPQEAQQALEIAEANLSRAEGKRQAIEANLALRRARTRVEAVNVISY
- the LOC135663511 gene encoding ribulose bisphosphate carboxylase large chain-like produces the protein MSCREGLMSPQTETKASVGFKAGVKDYKLNYYTPDYEVKDTDILAAFRVTPQPGVPPEEAGAAVAAESSTGTWTTVWTDGLTSLDRYKGRCYHIEAVVGEENQYIAYVAYPLDLFEEGSVTNMFTSIVGNVFGFKALRALRLEDLRIPTSYSKTFQGPPHGIQVERDKLNKYGRPLLGCTIKPKLGLSAKNYGRAVYECLRGGLDFTKDDENVNSQPFMRWRDRFLFCTEA